A single genomic interval of Cupriavidus sp. MP-37 harbors:
- the pilB gene encoding type IV-A pilus assembly ATPase PilB, translating to MTLGLALAQSRRIAPALLAQLEQAAREKQSQLIDEIVGSGTMSAHDLALFAADKYQLPLLDLAQYNLSKVPPALAGNREFHAHRLLPLGRRDNRLVLALSDPSNQAGLDAIRDKYKLPVEAVVVEHDKLMKHVRAAGEALGTLKNISPVQAERKMIEYDPVAAAANPRNRTTADNIDDAPVVRFLQKLLTEAFHRGASDLHFEPFETFYRIRFRVDGVLQEVARPPLDIRDKIATRIKVLSRLDISEKRVPQDGRMKLLIALPKDKDAKETVEKAVDFRVSTLPTLFGEKIVMRILESSSDKLDIDQLGYEPEQKALLLDVIKRPYGMVLVTGPTGSGKTVSLYTFLNLLNQGDINISTAEDPAEIQLPGINQVNVNDKAGLTFAAALRSFLRQDPDIIMVGEIRDLETADISIKAAQTGHLVLSTLHTNDAPTTLTRLMNMGVAAFNIASSVLMITAQRLARRLCTCKREGEIPREALLEAGFREQDLDGSWQPYHPVGCERCNGSGYKGRCGIYQVMPITEAMQEIILAHGTALQIAEQARKDGVLSLREAGLLKVRQGVTSLEEVLATTNT from the coding sequence ATGACCCTCGGACTTGCCCTGGCCCAGAGCCGGCGTATCGCGCCCGCCCTGCTTGCTCAGCTGGAGCAGGCCGCACGTGAAAAGCAATCGCAGCTGATCGACGAGATCGTCGGCAGCGGCACCATGAGCGCGCACGACCTGGCGCTGTTCGCCGCCGACAAGTACCAGCTGCCGCTGCTGGACCTGGCCCAGTACAACCTCTCCAAGGTGCCGCCGGCGCTGGCTGGCAACCGTGAATTCCATGCCCACCGGCTGCTGCCGCTGGGCCGGCGCGACAACCGCCTGGTGCTGGCGCTGTCCGATCCGTCCAACCAGGCCGGCCTGGATGCGATCCGCGACAAGTACAAGCTGCCGGTCGAAGCGGTGGTGGTCGAGCACGACAAGCTGATGAAGCATGTGCGCGCCGCCGGCGAGGCCCTGGGGACGCTGAAGAACATCTCGCCGGTGCAGGCCGAGCGCAAGATGATCGAATACGATCCGGTCGCCGCCGCCGCCAACCCGCGCAACCGCACCACGGCCGACAACATCGACGACGCCCCGGTGGTGCGCTTCCTGCAGAAGCTGCTGACCGAGGCCTTCCACCGCGGCGCGTCGGACCTGCACTTCGAACCGTTCGAAACTTTCTACCGCATCCGCTTCCGCGTCGATGGCGTGCTGCAGGAAGTCGCGCGCCCGCCGCTGGATATCCGCGACAAGATCGCGACCCGGATCAAGGTGCTGTCGCGGCTGGATATTTCTGAAAAGCGTGTGCCGCAGGACGGCCGCATGAAGCTGCTGATCGCGCTGCCCAAGGACAAGGATGCCAAGGAAACCGTCGAGAAGGCGGTGGACTTCCGCGTGTCGACGCTGCCGACGCTGTTCGGCGAGAAGATCGTGATGCGGATCCTGGAATCGTCGTCCGACAAGCTCGACATCGACCAGCTCGGCTACGAGCCGGAGCAGAAGGCGCTGCTGCTGGACGTGATCAAGCGCCCGTACGGCATGGTGCTGGTGACCGGCCCCACGGGCAGCGGCAAGACCGTGTCGCTGTACACCTTCCTGAACCTGCTGAACCAGGGCGACATCAATATCTCCACGGCCGAGGACCCAGCCGAAATCCAGCTGCCGGGCATCAACCAGGTCAACGTCAACGACAAGGCCGGGCTGACCTTTGCCGCCGCGCTGCGCTCGTTCCTGCGCCAGGATCCGGACATCATCATGGTCGGCGAAATCCGCGACCTGGAAACCGCCGACATTTCCATCAAGGCCGCGCAGACCGGCCACCTGGTGTTGTCGACGCTGCACACCAACGACGCGCCGACCACGCTGACCCGCCTGATGAACATGGGCGTGGCCGCCTTCAACATTGCCTCGAGCGTGCTGATGATCACCGCGCAGCGGCTGGCGCGGCGGCTGTGCACCTGCAAGCGCGAGGGCGAGATCCCGCGCGAGGCCTTGCTGGAAGCGGGCTTCCGCGAGCAGGACCTGGACGGCAGCTGGCAGCCCTACCATCCGGTCGGCTGCGAGCGCTGCAACGGCAGCGGCTACAAGGGCCGCTGCGGCATCTACCAGGTGATGCCGATCACCGAGGCCATGCAGGAGATCATCCTGGCGCACGGCACCGCGCTGCAGATTGCCGAGCAGGCGCGCAAGGACGGCGTGCTATCGTTGCGCGAAGCGGGGCTGCTGAAGGTCAGGCAGGGCGTCACGTCACTCGAAGAAGTGCTGGCGACCACAAATACGTAG